Proteins encoded by one window of uncultured Bacteroides sp.:
- a CDS encoding efflux RND transporter periplasmic adaptor subunit, with the protein MRFYYWGCLMCTMTVLVACGEKQPTNSTKEVDRVVKIEAQPVLAAGVSALHYSGTAEPLQTISLSFENVGTVDKVYVQEGDIVRKGQVLATLNRTDDEHLQSASLAKYRQAKDAYNRFKSVYKSGSLADIKWVEVETTLKEAESQLQLARSSVDKCKMRSPIDGVVGKRDIEPGQYSVSLKTPIEVVILKKIQVKVSVAENEISKIKKGQQATFTIAALSGRSFSGIVSSVGVVPDPISRTYDVKIMVQNTNLEIKAGMVCDVYLNTGIQQNCLTVSKNAVTKDDEGKTYVYVLSSDKKRAIKKEVRLGNYRNEGIEVISGLNPEQLVVTEGKEKLSDNSLISL; encoded by the coding sequence ATGAGATTTTATTATTGGGGATGTTTAATGTGCACAATGACTGTGCTCGTTGCTTGTGGAGAAAAGCAACCAACTAATTCAACCAAGGAGGTTGACAGGGTAGTAAAGATTGAAGCTCAGCCTGTATTGGCTGCCGGTGTTTCTGCATTACATTACAGCGGAACGGCAGAACCGTTGCAAACCATTTCTCTTTCTTTCGAGAATGTAGGAACGGTTGATAAAGTTTATGTTCAGGAGGGAGATATAGTAAGAAAAGGACAGGTGCTGGCCACCTTGAACAGAACGGATGATGAGCACCTGCAAAGTGCTTCTCTGGCTAAATACAGACAGGCTAAGGATGCGTATAATCGTTTTAAGAGCGTATACAAATCGGGTAGTCTGGCAGATATAAAATGGGTGGAAGTTGAAACAACGTTGAAAGAGGCTGAATCACAACTTCAACTAGCCAGATCGAGTGTTGACAAATGCAAGATGCGCTCACCGATTGACGGAGTAGTTGGAAAGCGTGACATTGAACCTGGGCAGTATTCAGTATCGCTTAAAACACCTATAGAGGTGGTAATCCTTAAAAAAATTCAGGTGAAGGTTTCTGTAGCTGAAAATGAAATCAGCAAGATAAAGAAAGGACAACAGGCTACCTTCACAATAGCAGCATTGAGTGGAAGATCATTTAGCGGAATAGTGTCGAGTGTTGGAGTAGTTCCCGATCCGATATCTCGTACGTATGATGTGAAAATAATGGTTCAGAATACCAATCTGGAGATAAAAGCCGGAATGGTGTGCGATGTATATCTCAATACAGGAATTCAACAGAATTGCCTCACGGTATCAAAAAATGCTGTGACCAAGGATGATGAGGGGAAGACATACGTTTATGTCCTTTCTTCGGATAAGAAACGGGCTATTAAAAAAGAGGTTAGGCTAGGTAATTACCGAAACGAAGGGATCGAAGTTATCAGCGGATTAAATCCGGAACAGCTTGTTGTGACCGAGGGAAAAGAAAAACTGAGTGATAACAGCTTAATATCTCTGTAG